The Methylomarinum vadi genome has a window encoding:
- the ispE gene encoding 4-(cytidine 5'-diphospho)-2-C-methyl-D-erythritol kinase, with protein sequence MAEEGVIDNVWDQKWPAPAKLNLMLRITGRRQDGYHLLQTVFQMLDWCDWLTFHPLEEDRVCLRKAIPGVDEQDDLTVRAAKLLKEVAGCRRGVCIEVEKNLPMGGGLGGGSSDAATTLVVLNKLWGLGLTVDELMEMGLRLGADVPVFVFGCAAWGEGVGEELKEIVLPEQWVVIIKPDVHVDTGKIFQHKDLTRDSNSITIADFLAGDQVNDCLPVVRKLYQSVEDALLALSGFSEARLTGTGACVFAQFSSEQEARDAAKKLQADEWRVYLAKGLNKSPLYQKLDLF encoded by the coding sequence GTGGCAGAAGAGGGTGTAATAGATAACGTGTGGGACCAAAAATGGCCGGCGCCGGCCAAGTTGAATTTGATGCTGAGGATTACCGGACGCCGTCAGGATGGTTACCATTTGCTGCAAACCGTTTTTCAGATGTTGGATTGGTGCGATTGGCTGACTTTTCATCCACTTGAAGAAGACAGGGTCTGTTTGCGGAAAGCAATTCCTGGGGTTGATGAACAGGACGATTTGACCGTTCGCGCCGCCAAGCTGTTGAAGGAGGTGGCCGGGTGCCGGCGCGGTGTCTGCATCGAGGTGGAAAAAAATCTGCCCATGGGAGGCGGTCTTGGTGGCGGCAGTTCCGATGCCGCTACCACCCTGGTCGTGTTGAATAAATTGTGGGGCTTGGGGCTAACAGTCGATGAGTTGATGGAGATGGGTTTGCGGTTGGGGGCCGACGTGCCGGTGTTCGTCTTCGGGTGCGCCGCCTGGGGAGAAGGCGTTGGCGAGGAATTAAAGGAAATTGTCTTGCCGGAACAATGGGTTGTGATCATAAAGCCGGACGTGCATGTCGATACGGGTAAAATTTTTCAACATAAAGATTTGACAAGGGACAGTAATTCCATCACAATAGCCGACTTTCTTGCAGGGGATCAGGTGAATGATTGTCTTCCTGTTGTCCGCAAGCTATATCAGTCTGTAGAAGATGCATTGTTAGCCTTGTCCGGTTTCTCTGAGGCGAGGTTGACTGGCACGGGCGCCTGTGTTTTTGCGCAGTTTTCCTCGGAGCAAGAGGCGAGGGATGCGGCGAAAAAATTGCAGGCTGACGAATGGCGGGTTTATTTGGCTAAGGGGTTGAATAAGTCGCCATTATATCAGAAGCTTGATCTATTTTAG
- the hemA gene encoding glutamyl-tRNA reductase gives MTFLAVGINHNSAPVAIRERLAFPAEVLHSALQSLRKQLDITEAAILSTCNRTEFYYYSEADNQDNLIKWIAGNKNIEPNGFIPYLYRHKDSQSIRHMFRVACGLDSMVLGEPQILGQMKNAYQAAHEAGTLGKNLSKLFQHTFSAAKKVRTDTAIGSSPVSVAFAAVQLAQQIFDKLSEQTALLIGAGETIELTARHLHQHGIGRIIIANRTFDKAHTLASQFDGYAIALSELPSHLAEADIVVSSTASQLPILGKGRVESAIKKRKHKPMFMVDLAVPRDIEAEVEQLRDVYLYTVDDLQNTINENMDSRRRAAEQAEEIIDTEVEHFLAWMRSQGAQSTIRDYRSQAELARDEVLQRALAQLRNGASPEETLTRLAHTLTNKLIHTPSAQLREAGANERPDLIAAARELFKL, from the coding sequence ATGACATTTCTTGCTGTAGGGATTAATCACAATTCGGCTCCGGTCGCTATCCGCGAACGACTAGCCTTCCCTGCCGAAGTCTTGCATAGCGCGCTACAAAGCCTTCGCAAGCAGCTAGACATAACCGAAGCGGCCATTTTATCCACCTGCAATCGCACCGAATTCTATTATTATTCGGAAGCAGATAATCAAGACAATCTTATCAAATGGATTGCCGGCAACAAGAATATCGAGCCCAACGGTTTCATCCCCTACTTATATCGCCATAAGGACAGCCAATCCATCCGCCACATGTTTCGAGTCGCTTGCGGCCTCGACTCGATGGTGCTAGGGGAGCCGCAAATCCTGGGGCAAATGAAAAACGCCTATCAAGCCGCTCACGAAGCCGGCACCTTAGGCAAAAACCTGAGTAAGTTGTTTCAGCATACCTTTTCCGCTGCCAAGAAAGTCCGCACCGACACCGCGATAGGCTCCAGCCCAGTTTCCGTGGCCTTTGCCGCCGTGCAATTGGCCCAGCAAATTTTCGACAAGCTCAGCGAGCAAACCGCATTATTGATCGGCGCCGGCGAAACGATCGAACTGACCGCCCGCCACCTGCATCAACACGGTATCGGCCGCATCATCATCGCCAATCGCACTTTCGACAAGGCCCATACCCTGGCCAGCCAATTTGACGGCTATGCCATCGCCCTGTCGGAATTGCCTTCTCATCTGGCCGAAGCCGACATCGTCGTCTCGTCCACCGCCAGCCAATTGCCGATTCTGGGCAAAGGCCGGGTGGAAAGCGCCATCAAAAAACGCAAACACAAGCCGATGTTCATGGTCGACTTGGCGGTCCCCCGCGATATCGAAGCCGAGGTCGAACAATTACGCGACGTGTATCTCTATACCGTCGACGATTTACAAAACACCATCAATGAAAACATGGACTCGCGGCGGCGGGCGGCCGAACAGGCGGAAGAAATCATCGACACCGAAGTCGAGCATTTTCTCGCCTGGATGCGCTCGCAAGGCGCCCAGTCGACCATCCGCGATTACCGTAGCCAGGCGGAATTGGCACGGGACGAGGTATTGCAAAGGGCCCTGGCGCAATTGCGCAACGGCGCCTCACCCGAGGAGACGCTGACCCGGCTGGCTCATACGCTGACCAATAAACTGATCCATACTCCGAGCGCGCAATTACGCGAGGCCGGCGCCAACGAAAGGCCGGATCTGATTGCCGCGGCACGAGAACTGTTCAAATTGTAA
- the pth gene encoding aminoacyl-tRNA hydrolase, with amino-acid sequence MIKLIVGLGNPGRQYEKTRHNAGFLFLERLVSGLGGAWLEDARFQGLLAEVYIGGRKVLLLKPQTYMNKSGEAVGKIARYYKLDPQEILVVHDELDFDEGVVRIKKGGGHAGHNGLRDIIAHLGSKEFLRLRVGIGRPTVGVPVANYVLSRPAAEEMARIEGSFDKIESVIEKIIAADVTQVANLLHG; translated from the coding sequence ATGATAAAGTTGATCGTTGGCCTGGGTAATCCGGGGCGACAATATGAAAAAACCCGGCATAACGCCGGGTTTTTGTTTTTGGAGCGGCTGGTCTCCGGTCTTGGGGGGGCTTGGCTTGAAGATGCTCGTTTTCAAGGGTTGCTCGCTGAAGTTTATATTGGCGGGCGTAAGGTATTGTTGCTAAAGCCGCAAACCTACATGAATAAAAGTGGAGAGGCGGTTGGCAAGATTGCCCGGTACTACAAATTGGATCCGCAAGAAATACTTGTTGTGCATGATGAGTTGGATTTTGATGAAGGGGTCGTCAGGATTAAAAAAGGTGGGGGGCATGCGGGGCATAATGGTTTGCGTGATATTATCGCGCATCTTGGAAGCAAGGAATTTTTGCGTCTAAGGGTGGGTATAGGTAGGCCGACTGTAGGTGTGCCGGTTGCCAATTATGTGTTGTCTAGGCCGGCGGCTGAAGAGATGGCTCGAATTGAAGGGAGCTTTGATAAGATAGAGAGTGTGATTGAGAAAATAATCGCGGCCGATGTTACGCAAGTGGCGAATTTATTGCACGGTTAA
- the prmC gene encoding peptide chain release factor N(5)-glutamine methyltransferase, with protein sequence MTNADIQSLLADACASLEGISESPLLDAEILLCHCLHKPRTYLRTWPEKIPTQAQREAFRQLLAQRRQGLPIAYIVGKREFWSREFEVTPDVLIPRPDTELLVELSLQLIPPKQPARLIDLGTGSGIIAITLAAERPEAQVTASDRSQAALKIAHANAERYRLRNIRFVESNWFEAIAEHDFDLVVSNPPYIAADDPHLRRGDVRHEPEYALISPEQGLRDIRTLAQQARQHLNKGGHLLIEHGYNQQHAVQEIFASCHYQQIETHRDLSGNPRVTSGIWRPD encoded by the coding sequence ATGACTAACGCCGACATACAGTCGTTATTGGCGGATGCTTGCGCCAGCCTCGAGGGCATCTCCGAATCGCCCCTGCTCGATGCCGAAATCTTGTTGTGCCATTGTTTGCACAAACCGCGGACCTACCTAAGAACCTGGCCCGAAAAAATACCGACACAAGCACAACGGGAGGCCTTCCGCCAACTACTCGCTCAACGCCGGCAAGGACTGCCGATCGCTTATATCGTCGGTAAGCGGGAATTCTGGTCACGGGAATTCGAGGTCACGCCGGACGTGCTTATCCCCAGGCCCGATACCGAATTATTGGTCGAATTGAGTTTGCAATTGATTCCGCCAAAGCAGCCGGCCAGACTCATCGACCTCGGCACCGGTTCGGGCATCATCGCCATTACTCTGGCCGCGGAACGGCCGGAGGCGCAAGTCACCGCCAGCGACCGCAGCCAAGCCGCCCTGAAAATCGCCCACGCCAATGCCGAGCGCTATCGATTGCGTAACATTCGCTTTGTCGAGTCAAACTGGTTCGAGGCCATTGCCGAGCATGATTTCGACCTAGTCGTCAGCAATCCCCCTTATATCGCGGCAGACGATCCCCATTTACGGCGAGGCGACGTCCGCCACGAACCGGAATACGCATTGATATCCCCGGAACAAGGTCTTCGTGACATCCGAACGCTGGCCCAACAAGCCAGGCAGCATTTAAACAAAGGCGGCCATTTATTGATTGAACACGGCTATAATCAACAACACGCCGTACAGGAGATTTTTGCTTCCTGTCATTACCAGCAGATCGAAACGCATCGGGATCTGTCCGGTAACCCCAGGGTCACCAGCGGAATTTGGCGCCCTGACTAG
- a CDS encoding Mov34/MPN/PAD-1 family protein, whose protein sequence is MLKKEIQLSRKITTQLLHQAQISPRAEVCGLIGGKDGIAVNCYPIENTASNPASRFQLNAKQHIAAFKQMRDNGEELFAIYHSHPSTPAEPSATDLDMAEYPEALYLIISLNTKGVLEIRGFHIVDKQALEVTLSMTE, encoded by the coding sequence ATGCTCAAGAAAGAAATTCAGTTATCGAGAAAAATAACCACGCAATTGCTCCACCAAGCACAGATTTCACCCAGGGCCGAAGTCTGCGGGCTGATTGGCGGCAAAGACGGCATCGCGGTCAATTGTTATCCGATCGAGAATACCGCCTCCAATCCCGCCAGCCGTTTTCAACTGAATGCCAAACAGCACATCGCCGCCTTCAAGCAAATGCGGGATAACGGCGAGGAACTGTTTGCCATTTATCACTCGCACCCGAGCACACCGGCCGAACCCTCCGCGACGGATCTCGATATGGCCGAATATCCGGAAGCCTTGTATTTAATCATCTCACTGAATACCAAAGGCGTATTGGAGATCCGCGGTTTCCATATCGTCGACAAACAAGCCCTAGAAGTCACGCTATCCATGACCGAATGA
- a CDS encoding tetratricopeptide repeat protein — translation MNRWIEIILVCAMLAGCASSSEKPIEHDTQAPDEKQTVASLEENEPETETFIEPKVLYLLLAAELAGQRHQYEVALDGYLQAAKLVDDPRIAERAAKIGLFLKDARHTREAVKLWLEREPDNLAARKLAVLAALQNGDKDKAVEHLNAVLRLDPAGFEATLVEMNKVMAKNGRDAFAYEVLDELARQHPDQASIFFVQALLASHMRQNDLALEKNTKALELQPDWGKALVLQAQLYGRAGDLKAAREYLEKALRQSPGDDKIRKMLAQVLLDTEAYDDAVELYQEVLEDKPDDGESRFAIALIYLQQKELGRAEKYLRELLHDPVWEAQASFYLGRIEYNREHYAKALAWFDKVTQGPMVFDAKMAAVSLLLGQKRFAEAAERIAAMERDYPQQHLRILLVKAEMYNETGEHRKAFDLLTDALRSHPDSRDLLYTRALVAERIDRLDVLESDLLKILAKNPDDVGALNALGYTLVDRTERYQEAEAYLQKALQLQPDEAVIIDSYGWLQYKLGNTEAALKYLRQAYDKQPENEIAAHLAEVLWVTGERGVARRMIEKALQKSPDDRYLLEFKKRFLQGKE, via the coding sequence ATGAATAGATGGATAGAAATAATACTAGTCTGCGCAATGCTCGCCGGCTGTGCGAGTTCTTCTGAAAAGCCTATTGAACATGACACGCAAGCGCCAGACGAAAAACAGACCGTTGCGTCACTCGAGGAAAACGAACCCGAAACCGAAACCTTTATCGAGCCTAAAGTGTTGTATCTGTTGCTGGCGGCCGAGTTGGCCGGGCAGCGCCATCAATATGAGGTTGCGTTGGATGGTTATTTGCAGGCGGCGAAACTGGTAGATGACCCGCGTATTGCCGAGCGAGCGGCAAAAATCGGGTTATTTTTAAAAGATGCGCGACACACGAGGGAGGCCGTCAAACTATGGTTGGAACGAGAGCCGGACAATTTGGCCGCCAGAAAACTCGCTGTGTTGGCGGCCTTGCAAAATGGCGATAAGGATAAGGCGGTGGAGCATCTCAATGCGGTGTTGCGCTTGGATCCGGCCGGTTTCGAGGCGACCTTGGTGGAGATGAATAAAGTGATGGCAAAAAATGGAAGGGATGCCTTTGCCTATGAGGTGTTGGATGAATTGGCGCGGCAGCATCCCGATCAAGCCAGTATCTTCTTTGTACAGGCCTTGCTGGCTTCGCATATGCGGCAGAATGACTTAGCCCTGGAAAAAAACACTAAGGCATTGGAATTACAGCCGGACTGGGGGAAAGCATTGGTTTTACAAGCCCAGTTGTATGGCAGGGCGGGAGATTTGAAGGCGGCGAGAGAGTATCTGGAAAAAGCGTTGCGGCAATCGCCTGGCGACGACAAGATAAGAAAAATGCTGGCTCAGGTGTTGCTTGATACCGAGGCATACGATGATGCCGTGGAATTATACCAAGAAGTGTTGGAGGATAAGCCGGATGACGGTGAAAGCCGCTTCGCCATCGCCTTGATTTATTTGCAGCAAAAAGAATTGGGGCGGGCCGAAAAATATTTGCGAGAGCTGTTGCATGACCCTGTTTGGGAAGCGCAGGCCAGTTTCTACCTGGGGCGCATCGAATACAATCGAGAACATTATGCCAAGGCCTTGGCCTGGTTTGATAAGGTCACGCAAGGGCCCATGGTTTTCGATGCGAAAATGGCGGCCGTGTCGTTGTTATTGGGGCAAAAGCGTTTTGCCGAGGCGGCCGAACGCATTGCCGCGATGGAGAGGGATTATCCTCAGCAACACCTTCGGATATTGCTGGTCAAGGCCGAGATGTACAACGAGACCGGAGAGCATCGGAAAGCGTTCGATCTGTTGACCGACGCTTTGCGGAGCCACCCCGATAGCAGGGATTTGCTATATACCAGAGCGCTGGTTGCCGAACGCATCGATCGCCTGGACGTGTTGGAAAGCGATTTATTGAAAATTTTGGCGAAGAATCCCGATGATGTCGGCGCGCTGAATGCCTTGGGCTATACTCTCGTCGACCGAACCGAACGCTACCAGGAGGCGGAGGCTTATTTGCAAAAAGCATTGCAATTGCAGCCAGACGAGGCGGTGATTATCGATAGTTATGGTTGGTTGCAATACAAACTCGGCAATACCGAAGCGGCGTTGAAATATTTGCGGCAGGCCTACGATAAACAGCCGGAAAACGAAATCGCGGCGCATCTGGCCGAAGTGCTGTGGGTAACAGGCGAACGCGGCGTAGCCAGGCGCATGATTGAGAAAGCATTGCAAAAATCGCCCGATGATCGTTATCTGCTGGAGTTTAAAAAACGCTTTTTACAGGGTAAGGAATGA
- the lolB gene encoding lipoprotein insertase outer membrane protein LolB: MKFGAVCLIVVAISLVGCARQPVTSVQAYRMQKMEHWYGQTHWQIDGRLGVVTERDSFSGSINWRHEPGRDLINMAGPLGQGRISLDVTDGRVVVNDGEQVRVYRDSVDQLLLRQWGVDVPVQALRFWLLGLAQPRVDYQESELGFRQHGWRVVFRQLQEVDGGWLPRKISMEKNNNKLKLIVDRWEI; this comes from the coding sequence ATGAAGTTTGGCGCGGTTTGCCTGATTGTTGTCGCTATTTCATTGGTGGGGTGCGCCCGGCAGCCGGTGACGTCCGTGCAGGCATACCGTATGCAGAAAATGGAACATTGGTATGGGCAGACCCACTGGCAAATCGATGGCAGGCTGGGCGTCGTGACTGAACGTGACTCGTTTTCCGGTAGCATCAACTGGAGGCATGAGCCGGGTCGAGACCTGATCAATATGGCCGGGCCTCTGGGGCAAGGGCGGATTTCGTTGGACGTGACCGATGGGCGGGTGGTGGTCAATGATGGCGAACAGGTCCGGGTTTACCGGGATTCGGTGGATCAATTGCTGCTAAGGCAATGGGGGGTCGATGTGCCGGTTCAGGCGTTGCGATTCTGGCTGCTCGGATTGGCGCAGCCCAGGGTCGATTATCAGGAAAGTGAATTGGGTTTCAGGCAACATGGTTGGCGGGTGGTCTTTCGCCAGTTGCAAGAGGTGGATGGCGGCTGGCTCCCGCGGAAAATCAGCATGGAAAAAAACAATAACAAGCTTAAGTTAATCGTGGATCGTTGGGAAATATAG
- the prfA gene encoding peptide chain release factor 1 codes for MKPSIQVKLDNLSERFEEISALLSQPEIQAEQNKFRSLSQEYAQLDPLVNCYKKYQANEDNLAAAREMAKDSDPELREMAKEEIEQTERRQEELEQQLQILLLPKDPNDTRNIFLEIRAGTGGDEAAIFSGDLAKMYQRYAEKQGWQIEIISENRGEHGGYKEIIMRVSGQNVYSQLKFESGAHRVQRVPETESQGRVHTSACTVAVMPEVDSIDEFEINPADLRIDTFRASGAGGQHVNRTDSAIRITHLPTGVVVECQDERSQHKNKARAMSLLQSRLLVAEQEKQQAEQAQNRKLQVGSGDRSERIRTYNYPQGRMTDHRINLTLYKLEEIMQGGLEHVIQPLIHEHQAELLTQLGND; via the coding sequence ATGAAACCCTCAATACAAGTCAAACTGGACAATTTAAGCGAACGCTTCGAAGAAATCTCGGCATTGCTGTCGCAACCCGAAATCCAAGCCGAGCAAAATAAATTTCGCTCATTGAGCCAGGAATATGCGCAATTGGACCCATTGGTCAATTGCTATAAAAAATACCAGGCCAACGAGGATAATCTGGCTGCCGCCCGGGAAATGGCCAAGGATTCCGACCCGGAACTGCGGGAAATGGCCAAAGAGGAGATAGAGCAGACCGAACGGCGCCAAGAAGAACTGGAACAACAGTTACAGATCTTGTTACTGCCTAAAGACCCTAACGATACCCGCAACATCTTTTTGGAAATACGGGCCGGCACCGGCGGCGACGAGGCGGCGATTTTTTCCGGCGATCTGGCCAAAATGTATCAACGCTATGCCGAAAAACAAGGCTGGCAAATCGAAATCATCTCGGAAAACCGCGGCGAACATGGCGGCTATAAAGAAATTATCATGCGCGTAAGCGGACAAAACGTGTATTCGCAATTGAAATTCGAATCCGGCGCCCACCGCGTGCAAAGGGTACCTGAAACCGAATCGCAGGGCCGCGTGCACACCTCCGCCTGCACCGTCGCGGTGATGCCGGAAGTCGACAGTATCGACGAATTCGAGATCAACCCCGCCGATTTACGCATCGACACATTCCGTGCCTCCGGTGCCGGCGGCCAGCACGTCAACCGCACGGACTCGGCCATCCGCATCACCCACTTGCCGACCGGCGTCGTGGTCGAATGCCAGGACGAGCGTTCGCAGCACAAAAACAAGGCCCGCGCGATGTCGCTGCTGCAGTCGCGCCTGTTGGTCGCGGAACAAGAAAAACAGCAGGCCGAACAGGCGCAAAACCGCAAACTGCAAGTCGGCAGCGGCGACCGCTCCGAACGGATCCGCACCTACAACTATCCGCAAGGACGAATGACCGACCACCGCATCAACCTGACGCTATATAAACTGGAAGAAATCATGCAAGGCGGCCTGGAACATGTCATCCAACCCTTGATTCACGAGCATCAAGCCGAATTGCTGACCCAACTGGGCAATGACTAA
- a CDS encoding 50S ribosomal protein L25/general stress protein Ctc, with the protein MSNVFEFVAETRDMSGKSAAKAARREGKVPAVIYGGNGAPEMLVLEHNEVVKHLEHEAVYSHILDVKVDGKTQKALLKDVQRHPAKPQVLHVDFMRVDESHKVKMHVPLHFINEDVCAGVKLGGVVTHAMVDVEVACMPSALPEYLEVDLAGVGLGDVVHLSDIALPAGVEIPQLSHGEDHDHPVAQVMKTRGPSSEESEAEEESAE; encoded by the coding sequence ATGTCTAACGTATTTGAATTTGTCGCAGAAACTCGCGATATGTCAGGTAAAAGCGCAGCAAAAGCGGCTCGCCGTGAAGGTAAGGTGCCTGCGGTGATATACGGTGGAAATGGAGCTCCTGAAATGCTGGTTCTCGAGCATAATGAGGTCGTTAAGCATCTTGAGCATGAGGCAGTATATTCGCATATTCTCGATGTGAAGGTTGATGGTAAGACGCAAAAGGCCTTGTTGAAGGATGTGCAGCGTCATCCGGCCAAGCCGCAAGTTCTGCACGTGGATTTTATGCGTGTCGATGAATCGCATAAGGTGAAAATGCATGTGCCGTTGCATTTCATCAATGAAGATGTTTGTGCCGGCGTCAAATTGGGCGGTGTCGTGACTCATGCCATGGTGGATGTGGAGGTTGCGTGCATGCCTTCCGCGTTGCCCGAGTATTTGGAAGTAGATTTGGCCGGAGTAGGCTTGGGAGATGTCGTGCATCTTTCTGATATTGCGCTGCCTGCTGGCGTGGAAATTCCGCAATTATCTCATGGTGAGGACCATGACCATCCGGTTGCTCAGGTCATGAAGACGCGTGGACCTTCATCGGAAGAGTCTGAGGCGGAAGAAGAGTCGGCTGAATAG
- a CDS encoding ribose-phosphate diphosphokinase, translated as MSDASMMVFSGNANKALSEGIVRKLNMRLGMATVARFSDGEIFVEIEENVRGKDVFVIQPTCSPTNENLMEMLVMIDALKRASASRITAVIPYYGYARQDRRSRSARVPITARLVADMIDNAGADRVLTVDLHADQIQGFFAIPVDNVYASPILLGDVWRQKYENLMVVSPDVGGVVRARALAKRLDDADLAIIDKRRPRANVSEIMHIIGDVEGRTCVMIDDLVDTAGTLCHAAHALKQHGALRVVAYCTHPVLSGSAAENVRNSVLDELVVTDTIPLTEELQQIGKIRQLSVAEMLAETIRRIAVGESVSSLYVD; from the coding sequence ATGAGTGATGCCTCGATGATGGTATTCTCAGGTAATGCCAACAAGGCGTTGTCTGAAGGTATTGTCAGGAAGCTGAATATGCGCCTTGGAATGGCGACGGTGGCTCGCTTTAGTGATGGAGAAATATTCGTTGAGATCGAGGAAAATGTGCGGGGGAAGGATGTTTTTGTTATCCAGCCGACATGCTCGCCAACGAATGAAAATTTAATGGAAATGCTGGTGATGATCGATGCGTTAAAGAGAGCGTCGGCATCCCGTATTACGGCGGTAATTCCGTATTATGGCTACGCCAGGCAAGACCGTAGGTCGAGGTCCGCAAGGGTGCCGATCACGGCCAGGCTGGTGGCGGATATGATCGATAATGCCGGGGCCGACCGGGTTTTGACGGTTGACTTGCATGCCGATCAGATTCAGGGGTTTTTTGCGATACCCGTTGATAATGTTTATGCGTCGCCCATTTTATTGGGTGATGTGTGGCGGCAAAAATATGAGAATCTGATGGTTGTGTCGCCCGATGTGGGTGGTGTAGTCAGGGCTAGGGCGTTGGCAAAGCGCTTGGATGATGCGGATTTGGCCATTATCGATAAGCGGCGGCCGCGAGCAAATGTTTCGGAGATCATGCATATCATCGGGGATGTTGAAGGGCGTACCTGTGTTATGATTGATGACTTGGTGGATACGGCTGGAACCTTGTGTCATGCAGCGCATGCTTTGAAGCAGCATGGTGCGCTAAGGGTGGTAGCTTATTGTACGCATCCGGTTTTGTCGGGGTCTGCGGCTGAGAATGTCAGGAATTCGGTATTGGATGAGCTGGTTGTGACCGATACCATTCCTTTGACCGAGGAATTGCAGCAAATCGGCAAAATTAGGCAATTGAGTGTGGCTGAGATGCTGGCTGAAACGATTAGGCGGATTGCGGTAGGTGAGTCTGTCAGTTCGTTGTATGTTGATTAA
- the secE gene encoding preprotein translocase subunit SecE: MNAQAEDSTSIADIVKQVFSLGFVVVGLAAFYYFSEFSLLYRVLALVAVIAVALGLLLTTAVGRNVWAFTLESKQEVRKVVWPTREETIRTTLLVFGMVFVVGLVLWLLDMFLFWGIRLLTGQGG, translated from the coding sequence ATGAACGCACAAGCAGAAGACTCAACCTCGATCGCGGATATTGTAAAGCAGGTGTTTTCACTTGGCTTTGTTGTTGTCGGGTTGGCTGCATTTTATTATTTCTCCGAATTTTCCTTGCTTTATCGAGTTTTGGCTTTAGTGGCGGTAATCGCTGTAGCATTGGGTTTGTTGTTGACGACGGCGGTTGGGCGTAATGTGTGGGCTTTCACCTTGGAGTCCAAGCAAGAAGTTAGAAAGGTTGTATGGCCGACACGCGAAGAAACTATCAGAACAACGTTGCTTGTGTTCGGAATGGTTTTTGTGGTTGGCTTGGTTCTGTGGTTGCTCGATATGTTTTTATTTTGGGGTATTCGTTTGCTAACGGGTCAAGGTGGCTAA
- the tuf gene encoding elongation factor Tu, with amino-acid sequence MAKEKFERTKPHVNVGTIGHVDHGKTTLTAALTKVMAEKHGGAARAFDQIDNAPEERERGITIATSHVEYESDTRHYAHVDCPGHADYVKNMITGAAQMDGAILVCSAADGPMPQTREHILLSRQVGVPYIVVFLNKADMVDDEELIELVEMEVRELLNQYEFPGDDTPIIIGSALKALEGDTSDIGVPAVEKLVEALDTYIPEPKRAVDGPFLMPIEDVFSISGRGTVVTGRVERGIIKVGEEVEIVGIKETTKTTCTGVEMFRKLLDQGEAGDNVGVLLRGTKRDEVERGQVLAHVGTIKPHTHFKAEIYVLSKDEGGRHTPFFNGYRPQFYFRTTDVTGAVELPEGVEMVMPGDNVTVEVKLIAPIAMDDGLRFAVREGGRTVGAGVVASIIE; translated from the coding sequence ATGGCTAAAGAAAAATTTGAAAGAACGAAACCGCACGTAAACGTAGGGACCATTGGCCACGTTGACCACGGTAAAACCACATTAACAGCGGCATTGACGAAAGTAATGGCGGAAAAGCATGGTGGTGCGGCCAGAGCTTTCGATCAGATTGATAATGCACCGGAAGAGCGTGAGCGTGGTATTACCATTGCAACTTCTCACGTGGAATACGAATCGGATACCCGACACTACGCCCACGTGGACTGCCCGGGACACGCCGACTATGTCAAGAACATGATTACCGGCGCGGCGCAAATGGATGGTGCGATTCTGGTTTGTTCGGCTGCTGACGGTCCGATGCCGCAAACGCGTGAGCATATCCTGTTGTCCAGGCAGGTAGGTGTTCCTTATATCGTGGTGTTCCTGAATAAAGCCGACATGGTTGACGACGAAGAGTTGATCGAGTTGGTTGAAATGGAGGTTCGCGAATTGCTGAACCAGTACGAATTCCCAGGTGACGATACGCCAATCATCATTGGTTCCGCGCTGAAGGCGCTGGAAGGCGATACCAGCGACATTGGTGTGCCGGCGGTTGAAAAGTTGGTCGAGGCGTTGGACACCTATATTCCGGAGCCGAAACGGGCGGTCGACGGTCCATTCCTGATGCCAATCGAAGATGTCTTCTCAATTTCTGGTCGTGGTACGGTAGTGACCGGTCGGGTAGAGCGCGGTATTATTAAAGTGGGTGAAGAGGTCGAGATCGTCGGCATCAAAGAAACCACCAAAACCACTTGTACCGGTGTTGAAATGTTCCGCAAATTGCTGGATCAAGGCGAGGCCGGTGATAACGTAGGTGTTCTGTTGCGGGGCACCAAGCGTGACGAAGTAGAGCGTGGTCAAGTACTGGCGCACGTTGGCACCATCAAGCCGCACACGCACTTCAAGGCCGAAATCTACGTCTTGTCGAAAGATGAGGGTGGTCGCCATACGCCATTCTTCAATGGATATCGTCCACAGTTCTACTTCAGAACCACGGATGTAACCGGTGCGGTAGAGTTGCCGGAAGGCGTGGAAATGGTCATGCCGGGCGACAACGTGACCGTAGAAGTCAAGCTGATCGCGCCGATCGCGATGGACGATGGTCTTCGTTTCGCGGTACGTGAAGGTGGCCGTACCGTCGGTGCGGGTGTTGTTGCTTCAATTATTGAATAA